In a genomic window of Hyphomicrobiales bacterium:
- a CDS encoding PAS domain-containing sensor histidine kinase — translation MAGATEAPRRFGRLFFRSVAEHKDLGGHIKLIAAPAYERLLLAEPIFQRSIPVLIVLFIITLATVRGVYLYYDREAMVIDAQDDLTMIATVLSAEMQRREATLPETGLATALQDVLAEVLPPRATSRNRQILVTDKDGAVTATAPMKAMLEGRSLSDLLGPAQPLTTFGARAGVMELTLPSEETVFATVHHLDGKLGMVAITQPKEAALASWRSLLSASVTLFVCTAGTLIVLVYAYFAQSARAREADAIHAEMTTRIDAALQRGRCGLLDWDLARGRMFWSTSMYDILGMPPRRDLIGFGEVEALIHPEDGNLYDIAEMLLREGGGIDHTFRMRHADGSWLWIQARAELCETADGSAPHLIGIAVDVTEQKTLAENTATADLRLRDAIETISEAFVLWDADNRLVMSNSKYRQFHNLSETLMRTGASYDDIMAAAQEPIITTRMVDDGTNRGGARSYEAQLDGGRWLQVSERRTKDGGFVSVGTDITPIKHHEENLMESERQLMATVADLRHSRQKLEVQAQQLVELAENYSEEKTRAEEANRTKSEFLANMSHELRTPLNAIIGFSEIMRQGMFGDLGSVKYEEYAVDIHESGRHLLSVINDILDMSKIETGRLTIAPEDIEFAPIVAESVRIMEPEAKARSIDIESQIAGDAALTADPRAMKQILFNLLSNAVKFTPEGGYVALRATTRGNMLSVEIEDTGIGIDDADLARLGQPFVQVENQFSKSHRGAGLGLAISRSLVELHEGEMRIRSTKGEGTIVSFTLPLAGPRQQDASDAA, via the coding sequence ATGGCTGGCGCAACCGAAGCGCCGCGACGTTTTGGGCGACTCTTCTTTCGCTCCGTCGCAGAACACAAGGACCTTGGCGGGCACATCAAGCTCATTGCAGCGCCGGCCTATGAACGTCTTCTTCTGGCCGAGCCGATATTTCAGCGCTCCATCCCGGTTCTTATCGTCCTCTTCATCATAACGCTCGCCACCGTTCGCGGCGTCTACCTCTATTATGATCGTGAAGCGATGGTCATCGACGCCCAGGATGATCTGACGATGATCGCGACCGTCCTGTCGGCAGAAATGCAGCGCCGCGAGGCAACCCTGCCCGAGACCGGTTTGGCGACCGCCCTGCAGGACGTTCTGGCCGAGGTGCTGCCGCCGCGCGCCACCAGCCGGAATCGTCAGATCCTCGTCACCGACAAGGACGGCGCCGTAACCGCCACCGCCCCCATGAAGGCGATGCTTGAGGGCCGCTCACTGTCCGATCTGCTCGGGCCAGCGCAGCCGCTGACGACATTCGGCGCGCGCGCCGGCGTGATGGAACTCACCCTGCCCTCGGAAGAGACCGTATTCGCAACCGTCCACCACCTTGACGGCAAGCTTGGCATGGTCGCGATCACCCAGCCAAAAGAAGCGGCGCTGGCAAGCTGGCGCTCGCTGTTGTCGGCATCGGTGACGCTGTTCGTGTGTACCGCAGGCACGCTGATCGTCCTCGTCTATGCCTATTTCGCGCAAAGCGCACGCGCGCGTGAAGCCGACGCCATTCACGCCGAAATGACGACCCGCATCGACGCGGCCCTGCAGCGCGGCCGCTGCGGCCTGCTCGACTGGGACCTCGCACGTGGACGGATGTTCTGGTCGACCTCGATGTACGACATTCTCGGTATGCCGCCACGTCGCGATCTGATCGGCTTCGGCGAGGTCGAGGCATTGATCCATCCTGAAGACGGCAATCTCTACGACATCGCCGAGATGCTTCTGCGCGAAGGCGGCGGCATCGACCACACCTTCCGCATGCGCCATGCCGATGGCTCCTGGCTGTGGATCCAGGCGCGCGCCGAACTGTGCGAAACGGCCGACGGCAGCGCGCCGCACCTGATCGGCATTGCCGTCGACGTCACGGAACAAAAAACTCTTGCGGAAAACACCGCCACCGCCGATCTGCGCCTGCGCGACGCGATCGAGACGATCTCGGAAGCGTTCGTGCTGTGGGATGCGGACAACCGGCTGGTGATGAGCAACTCGAAGTACCGCCAGTTCCACAATCTGTCGGAAACGCTGATGAGGACCGGCGCCTCCTATGACGACATCATGGCGGCGGCGCAGGAACCGATCATCACAACGCGCATGGTGGATGACGGCACCAACCGGGGCGGCGCCCGCTCCTACGAGGCTCAACTCGACGGCGGCCGCTGGCTGCAGGTCAGCGAACGGCGCACCAAGGACGGCGGATTCGTTTCCGTCGGCACCGACATCACGCCGATCAAGCACCACGAAGAAAACCTGATGGAGAGCGAACGCCAGCTCATGGCGACGGTCGCCGATCTGCGCCATTCGCGCCAGAAGCTGGAAGTGCAGGCACAGCAACTGGTCGAGCTCGCCGAGAACTATTCGGAAGAAAAGACCCGCGCCGAAGAGGCCAACCGGACCAAGTCCGAGTTCCTCGCCAACATGTCTCATGAGCTGCGCACGCCGCTCAACGCCATCATCGGCTTCTCGGAAATCATGCGCCAGGGCATGTTCGGCGATCTCGGCTCGGTCAAATACGAGGAATACGCGGTCGACATCCACGAAAGCGGGCGTCACCTGCTGTCCGTCATCAACGACATTCTCGACATGTCGAAGATCGAAACGGGCCGGCTGACGATCGCACCGGAAGATATCGAGTTCGCGCCGATTGTCGCGGAATCCGTGCGCATCATGGAGCCCGAGGCCAAGGCCCGCTCAATCGACATCGAGAGCCAGATAGCCGGCGACGCCGCGCTGACGGCGGATCCGCGGGCGATGAAACAGATCCTTTTCAACCTGCTGTCCAATGCGGTGAAGTTCACCCCCGAAGGCGGCTATGTCGCGCTGCGCGCCACGACGCGCGGCAACATGCTGTCGGTTGAAATCGAGGACACAGGTATCGGCATCGACGATGCCGATCTCGCCCGCCTCGGCCAGCCTTTCGTTCAGGTCGAGAACCAGTTCTCCAAAAGTCACCGTGGCGCCGGCCTCGGTCTTGCGATCTCGCGCTCGCTGGTCGAACTGCATGAGGGCGAGATGCGCATTCGCTCGACCAAGGGCGAAGGCACGATCGTTTCCTTCACGCTGCCGCTCGCCGGTCCGCGGCAGCAGGATGCATCCGACGCCGCCTGA
- a CDS encoding aminopeptidase N — translation MRTDTAKPVRLSDYTPTPYAIATVDLDIDLDPAKTTVVAKLVFERRAGIKAGTALVLDGDGLDLVSVLLDGAALGEDAYEATPDRLTIKAPPAGPFTLEIVTRIAPEANTALMGLYRSSGNYCTQCEAEGFRRITYFLDRPDVLSVYTVRISADKAEAPVLLANGNPIEAGDLDGGRHFALWHDPFPKPSYLFAMVAGDLAMVRDSFTTMNGRVVDLRIYVEKGKEDRCGYAMDALKRSMRWDEEAFGREYDLDIFMIVAVGDFNMGAMENKGLNVFNDRYILANPDTATDQDYANIEAIIAHEYFHNWSGNRVTCRDWFQLCLKEGLTVFRDQEFTSDQRSRPVKRIGDVRLLKAHQFPEDGGPLAHPVRPTVYNEINNFYTATVYEKGAEVVRMLKTVVGDTDFRAGMDLYFDRHDGEAVTIEDFLACFAEASGLDLTQFALWYAQSGTPAVTASASYDETAKRFTLELEQAHLPTPGQAVKKAMHIPIRFGLVGPNGADLPFDAVEGAAIKDGVLHLVEGRQTVTFEGVAARPAASLLRGFSAPVKLLSNQGRNDLVFLSRHDSDPFNRWQAMQTLAMDYLVTATAMTGAGETIHADAVLIDALGSIAGDDSLEPAFRALCLQMPSENDIAREIGEDVDPDAIAQARTMLRGDIATGLVEVFGQLAENGSDGPYSPDATAAGVRGLRNVALDYRLIANPAAIAPMLLATVEDADNMTDRMAALTSLVMHGADEADAALDIFYRRFEGDALVYDKWLSVQAMAPAPKTLARVQALTEHERFSFANPNRVRSLVGSFATGNPTQFNRSDGKGFAFVADVVLKLDKTNPQVAARLLSAFRSWRALEPARKAAAEKELTRIATAPELSPDVLDIVTRSLQ, via the coding sequence ATGCGCACCGATACGGCCAAGCCCGTCCGCCTTTCAGACTACACGCCGACACCTTACGCGATCGCGACGGTCGACCTCGACATCGATCTCGATCCGGCAAAGACGACGGTGGTGGCGAAGCTCGTTTTCGAGCGGCGCGCGGGCATCAAGGCGGGCACGGCGCTCGTCCTCGACGGCGACGGGCTGGATCTGGTTTCGGTCTTGCTCGATGGTGCTGCGCTCGGCGAGGACGCCTATGAGGCAACGCCGGACCGGCTGACGATCAAGGCGCCGCCGGCGGGCCCGTTCACACTCGAAATCGTCACGCGGATCGCGCCCGAAGCAAACACCGCGCTGATGGGGCTTTATCGCTCGAGCGGCAATTACTGCACCCAGTGCGAGGCGGAGGGCTTCCGCCGCATCACCTATTTCCTCGACCGTCCGGACGTATTGTCGGTCTATACGGTGCGGATTTCCGCCGACAAGGCCGAGGCACCGGTGCTCTTGGCCAACGGCAATCCGATCGAGGCCGGCGACCTCGATGGCGGGCGCCATTTCGCGTTGTGGCACGACCCGTTCCCGAAGCCGAGCTATCTGTTCGCCATGGTCGCGGGCGACCTCGCCATGGTGCGGGACAGCTTCACGACGATGAACGGCCGCGTCGTTGATCTGCGCATCTATGTCGAGAAGGGCAAGGAAGACCGCTGCGGCTATGCGATGGACGCGCTGAAGCGCTCCATGCGCTGGGACGAGGAAGCCTTCGGGCGGGAATACGACCTCGACATCTTCATGATCGTCGCCGTCGGCGACTTCAACATGGGGGCGATGGAGAACAAGGGCCTCAACGTCTTCAACGACCGCTACATCCTCGCCAATCCCGACACCGCGACCGATCAGGACTACGCCAATATCGAGGCGATCATCGCGCACGAGTATTTCCACAACTGGTCGGGCAACCGGGTCACCTGCCGCGACTGGTTCCAGCTCTGCCTGAAGGAAGGGCTGACGGTGTTCCGCGATCAGGAATTCACCAGCGACCAGCGCTCGCGGCCGGTCAAGCGGATCGGCGATGTGCGGCTGTTGAAGGCGCACCAGTTCCCCGAGGATGGCGGCCCGCTCGCCCATCCGGTGCGACCGACCGTCTATAATGAAATCAATAACTTCTATACCGCGACCGTCTACGAAAAGGGCGCCGAAGTGGTGCGCATGCTGAAGACGGTGGTCGGCGACACCGATTTCCGCGCCGGCATGGATCTCTATTTCGACCGACACGATGGCGAAGCCGTCACCATCGAGGATTTCCTCGCATGCTTTGCCGAGGCAAGCGGCCTCGACCTCACCCAGTTCGCGCTGTGGTACGCGCAGTCCGGCACGCCGGCGGTTACCGCCTCGGCGAGCTATGACGAAACGGCGAAGCGTTTCACGCTCGAACTGGAACAGGCGCATTTGCCGACGCCGGGTCAGGCGGTGAAGAAGGCGATGCACATTCCGATCCGCTTCGGCCTTGTCGGCCCGAACGGCGCCGACCTGCCCTTCGACGCGGTCGAGGGGGCGGCGATCAAGGACGGCGTCCTGCATCTCGTCGAGGGCCGCCAGACGGTGACCTTCGAGGGTGTCGCGGCGCGGCCTGCGGCCTCGCTGCTGCGCGGCTTTTCCGCGCCGGTGAAGCTGCTCAGCAATCAGGGCCGCAACGACCTCGTCTTCCTGTCGCGCCACGACAGCGATCCGTTCAACCGCTGGCAGGCGATGCAGACGCTGGCGATGGACTATCTCGTCACGGCAACAGCCATGACCGGCGCCGGCGAGACGATCCATGCCGATGCGGTGCTGATCGATGCGTTGGGCAGCATTGCCGGTGACGATAGCCTCGAGCCGGCCTTCCGCGCACTCTGCCTGCAGATGCCGAGCGAGAACGACATCGCGCGCGAGATCGGTGAGGATGTCGATCCCGACGCCATCGCACAGGCGCGCACGATGCTGCGTGGCGATATTGCGACCGGCCTTGTCGAGGTGTTCGGGCAACTCGCCGAAAACGGCAGCGATGGCCCCTATTCCCCGGATGCGACCGCCGCCGGCGTTCGCGGCTTGCGCAATGTCGCACTGGACTACCGGCTGATCGCCAATCCAGCGGCTATCGCGCCCATGTTGCTGGCGACCGTCGAAGACGCAGACAACATGACCGACCGCATGGCAGCGCTGACTTCGTTGGTCATGCACGGAGCGGATGAAGCCGATGCCGCGCTCGACATCTTCTACCGCCGTTTCGAGGGCGACGCGCTGGTCTACGACAAATGGCTTTCCGTGCAGGCCATGGCGCCCGCGCCGAAGACCCTCGCCCGCGTGCAGGCATTGACCGAGCACGAACGCTTCTCGTTCGCCAATCCGAACCGTGTGCGCTCGCTCGTCGGCAGCTTCGCGACCGGCAACCCGACCCAGTTCAACCGCTCCGACGGCAAGGGCTTTGCCTTCGTCGCCGACGTGGTGCTGAAGCTCGACAAGACCAACCCGCAGGTCGCGGCGCGGCTTCTGTCGGCGTTCCGCTCGTGGCGGGCACTGGAACCGGCGCGCAAGGCCGCCGCGGAGAAGGAATTGACGCGGATCGCGACCGCGCCGGAACTTTCGCCGGACGTGTTGGATATCGTCACCCGCAGCCTGCAATAA
- a CDS encoding (2Fe-2S)-binding protein, whose protein sequence is MTKVNFRLNGEDISVTLDDPEMPLVFLLREKLGLTGTKYACLEGQCGACTVHVDGQATRSCITPASAVEGSSVTTIEGLSADASHPVQQAWIEHRVPQCGYCQSGQIMQAAAFLSGAPEPDADAIADAMSGNLCRCGTGQRILKAVGRAAEIAREAAQ, encoded by the coding sequence ATGACCAAGGTGAATTTCAGACTGAATGGCGAAGATATCTCGGTGACGCTCGACGACCCGGAGATGCCGCTCGTCTTCCTCCTGCGCGAGAAGCTTGGCCTCACCGGCACCAAATATGCATGCCTTGAGGGCCAGTGCGGCGCCTGCACGGTTCATGTTGACGGTCAGGCGACGCGGTCGTGCATCACGCCGGCAAGCGCGGTCGAAGGAAGCTCCGTCACCACCATCGAGGGGCTCTCTGCCGATGCCTCCCACCCGGTGCAGCAGGCGTGGATCGAGCACCGGGTGCCGCAATGCGGCTACTGCCAGTCCGGCCAGATCATGCAGGCCGCCGCGTTCCTTTCCGGAGCGCCGGAACCGGATGCGGACGCCATCGCCGACGCCATGTCCGGCAATCTGTGCCGTTGCGGCACCGGTCAGCGCATCCTCAAAGCCGTCGGGCGGGCCGCCGAGATCGCCAGGGAGGCAGCCCAATGA
- a CDS encoding TetR/AcrR family transcriptional regulator: protein MKDDAKAERHSRIAAAAYEVIEEKGYLGTSMLAIARRAKASNETLYNWYGDKAGLFRALIDDNAEIVRERIVASLEEGDDLYSALAAFGPVLLGMLLGKRAVALNRAAAADPSGELGGAIARGGRDAVAPLLVGLFARHGTGALRTAEEAAGTYIALLVADRQIRRVIGAMPEPTAEQCAEWSTSALATLKILMAGSPS, encoded by the coding sequence ATGAAGGACGACGCCAAGGCCGAGCGGCATAGCCGGATTGCCGCCGCGGCCTACGAGGTCATCGAGGAAAAGGGCTATCTCGGCACGTCGATGCTGGCGATTGCCCGCCGCGCAAAGGCCTCGAACGAAACGCTCTACAACTGGTACGGCGACAAGGCCGGCCTGTTCCGCGCGCTTATCGACGATAACGCCGAAATCGTCCGCGAGAGGATCGTCGCGAGCCTTGAAGAGGGCGACGATCTCTATTCCGCGCTCGCGGCCTTCGGGCCGGTGCTGCTCGGCATGCTGTTGGGAAAACGCGCTGTTGCGCTCAACCGTGCCGCCGCCGCCGACCCTTCGGGGGAGCTCGGCGGGGCAATCGCGCGCGGTGGCCGCGACGCCGTTGCCCCGCTGCTGGTCGGTCTTTTCGCCCGTCACGGAACGGGCGCTTTGCGCACGGCAGAGGAAGCCGCCGGGACCTATATCGCGCTGCTCGTCGCAGACCGGCAGATCCGGCGGGTGATCGGCGCAATGCCCGAGCCCACAGCAGAGCAATGCGCGGAGTGGTCCACGTCCGCGCTCGCGACGCTCAAGATACTGATGGCCGGGAGCCCTTCCTGA
- a CDS encoding alpha/beta hydrolase, protein MVFIDYEAQYNNRKRVPDHPEIIAGWARDAASYRETARCETGVRYDIATRCTYDIFHPDAVAPNAPLAVFIHGGYWQALDSSFFSHMARGLNARGMTVVVANYDLCPQVRIGDIIEQIRVLCAFLWESFRKPLLLYGHSAGGHLTAATMSTDWPARGLPYRLVPAGYAISGLFDLVPLVGTSINDAMGMTQSEAIKASPLAMGVPGGTSLTAAVGSAESEEFIRQSRVIVDFWARGGASTKLELIKDANHFTVIAPLADPQSSMVDEIVRIAGLR, encoded by the coding sequence ATGGTTTTCATCGATTACGAAGCACAATACAACAACCGAAAGCGCGTACCAGACCATCCCGAGATCATAGCTGGATGGGCGCGCGACGCCGCTTCCTACCGCGAAACCGCGCGCTGCGAGACCGGCGTGCGCTACGACATCGCCACCCGCTGCACCTACGATATTTTTCATCCCGACGCCGTAGCGCCGAACGCGCCGCTCGCCGTTTTCATCCATGGCGGCTACTGGCAGGCGCTCGATTCGTCGTTCTTCAGCCACATGGCGCGCGGGCTGAATGCGCGCGGAATGACGGTCGTTGTGGCCAATTACGATCTTTGTCCACAGGTTCGTATCGGCGACATCATCGAGCAGATCCGCGTGCTGTGTGCATTCCTGTGGGAGAGTTTCCGCAAGCCGCTGCTGCTCTATGGCCACTCGGCGGGCGGACATCTGACGGCGGCAACCATGTCGACCGACTGGCCGGCGCGGGGCCTGCCCTACCGGCTGGTGCCGGCGGGCTATGCCATCTCCGGCCTGTTCGATCTCGTGCCGCTGGTCGGGACCAGCATCAACGACGCGATGGGCATGACGCAATCGGAGGCGATCAAGGCGTCGCCGCTCGCCATGGGCGTCCCCGGCGGCACATCGCTGACGGCGGCTGTCGGAAGCGCGGAGTCCGAAGAGTTCATCCGCCAGAGCCGGGTGATCGTCGATTTCTGGGCCCGTGGCGGAGCCTCGACCAAGCTCGAACTCATCAAGGACGCGAACCACTTCACGGTGATCGCGCCGCTTGCCGACCCGCAGAGCAGCATGGTCGACGAGATCGTGCGGATCGCGGGACTGCGCTGA
- a CDS encoding acyl-CoA dehydrogenase, whose protein sequence is MNAKTAPAGGGRFVWEDPFLMEQDLQEDERMVMEAARAYAQEKLQPRVISAYHDERFDREIMTEMGEMGLLGSTIPEAYGGVGANYVTYGLVAREVERVDSGYRSAMSVQSSLVMHPIYAYGSEEQRNKYLPKLASGEWVGCFGLTEPDHGSDPGGMKTRAEKVADGYKLTGAKMWITNAPIADVFVVWAKSAEHDNAIRGFVLEKGMAGLSAPKIEGKLSLRASITGEIVMDGVIVPEENLLPNVSGLKGPFGCLNRARYGIAWGALGAAEFCWHAARQYTLDRKQFNRPLAATQLVQKKLADMQTEITLGLNAALRVGRLMDEGRVAPEMISLIKRNNCGNSLDIARQARDMHGGNGISEEFQVMRHMSNLETVNTYEGTHDVHALILGRAQTGIQAFF, encoded by the coding sequence ATGAATGCGAAGACCGCGCCGGCCGGCGGTGGTCGGTTCGTCTGGGAAGATCCGTTCCTGATGGAACAGGACCTGCAGGAAGACGAACGCATGGTGATGGAGGCCGCTCGCGCCTATGCGCAGGAGAAGCTGCAGCCGCGCGTGATCTCCGCCTATCACGACGAACGCTTCGACCGTGAGATCATGACCGAGATGGGCGAGATGGGCCTGCTCGGTTCGACCATCCCCGAAGCCTATGGCGGCGTCGGCGCCAACTACGTGACCTACGGTCTCGTCGCCCGCGAGGTCGAGCGCGTCGATAGCGGCTATCGCTCGGCGATGAGCGTGCAGTCCTCGCTCGTCATGCACCCGATCTATGCCTATGGCTCGGAAGAACAGCGCAACAAGTACCTGCCGAAGCTCGCTTCCGGCGAATGGGTCGGCTGCTTCGGTCTGACCGAACCGGACCATGGCTCGGATCCGGGCGGCATGAAGACCCGCGCCGAAAAGGTCGCCGACGGCTACAAGCTGACTGGCGCCAAGATGTGGATCACCAACGCGCCGATCGCCGACGTCTTCGTCGTATGGGCGAAGTCGGCCGAGCATGACAACGCCATTCGCGGCTTCGTGCTCGAAAAGGGCATGGCTGGCCTGTCGGCGCCGAAGATCGAAGGCAAGCTCAGCCTGCGCGCCTCGATCACCGGCGAGATCGTCATGGATGGCGTGATCGTGCCGGAAGAGAACCTGCTGCCCAACGTCTCCGGCCTCAAGGGCCCGTTCGGCTGCCTCAACCGCGCCCGCTATGGCATCGCCTGGGGGGCGCTCGGCGCCGCCGAATTCTGCTGGCACGCCGCGCGCCAGTACACGCTCGACCGCAAGCAGTTCAATCGCCCGCTTGCCGCCACCCAGCTCGTGCAGAAGAAGCTCGCCGACATGCAGACCGAGATCACGCTCGGGCTGAATGCCGCGCTGCGCGTCGGTCGGCTGATGGACGAGGGCCGCGTCGCGCCGGAAATGATCTCGCTGATCAAGCGCAACAATTGCGGCAATTCGCTCGATATCGCCCGTCAGGCCCGCGACATGCATGGTGGCAACGGCATCTCCGAGGAGTTCCAGGTGATGCGCCACATGTCCAATCTGGAAACGGTCAACACCTATGAGGGCACCCACGACGTGCACGCCCTCATCCTCGGCCGCGCCCAGACCGGCATCCAGGCGTTCTTTTAA
- a CDS encoding lysine transporter LysE, whose amino-acid sequence MSLEVWLAFVATVAVLVALPGPTVLLVVAYALGQGRRVAFAMVAGVALGDLVAMTVSLAGLGAILAASSELFTAMKWLGAAYLVFLGIKLWRADPQVPRVDSDVPEVPLKTAFGHAFMVTALNPKGIAFFVAFVPQFVNAGAPVMPQMAILVATFVSIAIINSTIYALLGDHLRGRMTRPSVLRWLNRAGASCLVGMGAATAAMRSS is encoded by the coding sequence ATGAGCCTCGAAGTCTGGCTTGCATTCGTCGCGACCGTCGCCGTCCTCGTCGCGCTGCCGGGGCCGACGGTGCTGCTTGTCGTCGCCTATGCGCTCGGGCAGGGGCGGCGGGTCGCCTTTGCCATGGTCGCCGGCGTGGCGCTAGGCGACCTTGTCGCCATGACCGTCTCGCTCGCCGGGCTCGGCGCGATCCTTGCCGCGTCGTCGGAACTCTTCACTGCAATGAAATGGCTCGGCGCGGCCTATCTCGTCTTCCTTGGCATCAAGCTGTGGCGCGCCGATCCGCAGGTGCCGCGCGTCGACAGCGACGTGCCGGAAGTGCCGCTGAAGACCGCCTTCGGGCACGCCTTCATGGTCACGGCGCTCAACCCCAAGGGCATCGCCTTCTTCGTTGCCTTCGTGCCGCAATTCGTCAATGCGGGCGCGCCGGTGATGCCGCAGATGGCGATCCTCGTCGCCACCTTCGTCTCCATCGCTATCATCAATTCCACCATCTACGCGCTGCTCGGCGACCATCTGCGCGGCCGCATGACGCGCCCGTCTGTGCTGCGCTGGTTGAACCGGGCCGGCGCCTCGTGCCTTGTTGGTATGGGAGCTGCGACGGCGGCCATGCGTTCGAGCTGA
- a CDS encoding CoA transferase, translating to MEQAENRAPLAGVKVLELARILAGPWAGQIFADLGAEVIKVESPHGDDTRGWGPPFIEGLDEDKPTAAYFHCCNRGKQSIAIDFGDPRGQEIIRKLAAEADILIENFKVGGLKKYGLDYESLKAVNPGLVYCSVTGFGQDGPYAQRAGYDFMIQGMGGIMDLTGAPDGEPMKVGVAFADIFTGLYGVIGVLAALRHRDATGEGQHVDMSLLDAQVGVLANQALNYLASGKAPTRMGNSHPNIVPYQVFPASDGHLIIAVGSDAQFVKLCAILGTDPLATDPAFATNAARVKNRDALVEQLAEKTATFTRDDLLAKLAAAHVPAGPINSVSDVFDDPQVIHRGMRVDLPAADGSSTVPGVRTPITLSETPLSYRHAAPTLGADTNSVLESLGYGADEIAALNADGIIGKR from the coding sequence ATGGAACAGGCGGAAAACCGCGCACCGCTCGCCGGCGTCAAGGTCCTGGAACTCGCCCGCATTCTCGCCGGTCCCTGGGCCGGTCAGATCTTCGCCGATCTCGGCGCCGAGGTGATCAAGGTCGAAAGCCCGCACGGCGACGACACCCGCGGTTGGGGCCCGCCCTTCATCGAAGGACTCGACGAGGACAAGCCGACGGCCGCCTATTTCCACTGCTGCAATCGCGGAAAGCAGTCGATCGCCATCGACTTCGGCGATCCGCGCGGCCAGGAGATCATCCGCAAGCTCGCGGCCGAGGCTGATATCCTCATCGAGAATTTCAAGGTCGGCGGGCTGAAGAAGTACGGCCTCGACTACGAGAGCCTGAAGGCGGTCAATCCGGGTCTCGTCTATTGCTCCGTCACCGGCTTTGGTCAGGACGGGCCGTACGCCCAGCGTGCGGGCTACGACTTCATGATCCAGGGCATGGGCGGCATCATGGACCTGACCGGTGCGCCCGATGGCGAGCCAATGAAGGTCGGCGTTGCCTTTGCCGACATCTTCACCGGACTTTACGGCGTCATTGGCGTTCTCGCCGCGCTCCGCCATCGTGATGCTACGGGCGAGGGGCAGCATGTCGACATGAGCCTGCTCGACGCGCAGGTCGGTGTGCTCGCCAATCAGGCGCTCAACTATCTGGCCTCCGGCAAGGCGCCGACCCGCATGGGCAATTCCCACCCCAATATCGTGCCCTATCAGGTGTTCCCGGCAAGCGACGGCCATCTCATCATCGCGGTCGGCAGCGACGCGCAGTTCGTCAAGCTCTGCGCGATCCTCGGCACGGACCCGCTCGCCACCGATCCTGCCTTTGCGACCAACGCCGCGCGGGTCAAGAACCGCGACGCGCTCGTCGAGCAGCTGGCCGAGAAGACGGCGACCTTCACCCGCGACGATCTGTTGGCCAAACTTGCCGCCGCCCATGTGCCGGCGGGGCCGATCAACTCGGTTTCCGACGTGTTCGACGATCCGCAGGTGATCCACCGCGGCATGCGGGTCGATCTGCCGGCTGCTGACGGATCGTCGACGGTGCCGGGCGTGCGCACCCCGATCACCCTTTCGGAAACGCCGCTCTCCTACCGGCATGCCGCGCCCACACTCGGCGCCGACACGAATTCGGTGCTTGAGAGCCTCGGATATGGCGCCGACGAGATCGCCGCGCTGAATGCCGACGGGATCATTGGCAAACGCTGA
- a CDS encoding MBL fold metallo-hydrolase has translation MQHHTESLFLRFWGVRGSIPAPGKDFVRYGGETTCLEVRAGERTLIVDCGSGIRALGNKLEADGVREVDVLLSHTHLDHIYGLPFFRLAYDPNCSVRFFAGHLEDGRGLREVLERIMTPTLYPVALEELLGSAFETFRGGGQLTLAPDLTIDTMRLNHPGGCIGYRITRGGRSVCIITDHEHGNAMIDAELHTFVRGADVMIYDAMFDDSEYARYEGWGHSTWQKGLKLAIEADVRTPILTHHDPSRTDEDLDRLSEEIARQHPGAIVAWEGLEVSI, from the coding sequence ATGCAGCATCATACAGAGTCGTTGTTTCTCCGTTTCTGGGGCGTTCGTGGGTCGATCCCGGCGCCCGGCAAGGATTTCGTGCGCTATGGCGGCGAAACCACCTGCCTTGAGGTCCGCGCCGGCGAGCGAACGCTGATCGTCGATTGCGGCTCCGGCATCCGCGCCCTTGGCAACAAGCTCGAAGCCGACGGCGTGCGCGAAGTCGACGTGCTGCTCAGCCACACCCATCTCGACCACATCTACGGCCTGCCGTTCTTCCGTCTCGCCTATGATCCGAACTGCTCGGTGCGGTTCTTTGCTGGCCACCTGGAAGACGGGCGGGGCCTTCGAGAGGTGCTCGAGCGCATCATGACGCCGACGCTCTATCCCGTTGCGCTCGAAGAGCTGCTCGGCTCGGCCTTCGAGACGTTCCGAGGCGGCGGACAGCTCACACTCGCTCCCGACCTGACCATCGACACGATGCGCCTGAACCATCCCGGCGGCTGCATCGGCTACCGGATCACGCGCGGCGGCCGCAGCGTCTGCATCATCACCGACCACGAGCACGGCAACGCGATGATCGACGCCGAACTGCACACCTTCGTGCGCGGTGCTGACGTGATGATTTACGACGCCATGTTCGACGACAGCGAATATGCCCGCTACGAGGGCTGGGGCCACTCAACCTGGCAGAAGGGGCTGAAGCTCGCGATCGAGGCCGATGTGCGCACGCCGATCCTGACTCACCACGATCCCTCGCGCACCGACGAGGATCTCGACCGCCTGTCGGAAGAGATTGCGCGTCAGCACCCCGGCGCCATCGTTGCCTGGGAAGGTCTCGAAGTTTCTATCTGA